The Mucilaginibacter gracilis genomic interval GAAGGGGGCTTAAAGGACATTCCGCGCAGCGACAATAATCCTCACGGCGTACTCATCACCAATTGGAAAACCATAGAAAACAAAGACCTGTCTGATGCTCAAAAAACTAACTTCTAACCGGGATCCCAAGGATACCCTGTTAAGCGAATTAAAAAAGGAGTTTGGCAGCTATTATACCAAGGCAGCAGGCAAAGGGCAGCATTTTGTTGACCGTTTTCCACGCTTTGTATTCAGCAGCATGATCGTATTGATGCTGGTTTCGGCTGGCTTGTCCTTTACCGTGTTCCGGAATAAAGAGCCGGTGATCAATAAAAAAGCCCCCGCAGCACAAAAAAGCAGCTCATTGACCACAGGGTTAGGCCAGTTACTGCAAACAGGCGAGTCGCTCCGCGAAACCATTGCCCTGAAACGGCAGGTGGATAGCCTGATCGCAAAAAAGACCCTGACCAACGCGGACAGCGCCGCGCTCGAAAAAGCGCTGGATAAGCTCCAACAATTAAACAAACAATTTAAGCCATGACCATCAATTTAAAACAACCCAAGTATGTTTTGCCCATGCTCGTGCTGCCATTCCTGCTTTTGTTCTTTGCCGTGTACCACAGCAGCGCGGGCAAAAAAAAGCCGGATGTCCAAAAAACAAATGCCATCAATGCATCCGTAGGCGACGTCGCGCCATCGATCAAAAAGAAGCGCCTGGACGGCAAACTGGACGCTTTTCGCAATACCTATAAAGACGCGGACGGATTGACCGCCGTTAACCCGATACCAACCGAACAATCGGGCGGCGCGGCTTATGGCAGTAAGTACAGCGACCGGGAAAAGAAAACGCTGGATTCGATCAGCCAGGCTATGAAGCAGAAATATGCGGCCTTAGCAGTGCAGGGCAAACGAAGCGCAAAACCACCCGGTGGGATTTCTACACAGGATCAGGCCTTAGCCAAGGCACTGAATACCTTGCAGCGGCAACGGGAAAGCGCTGCTTACCGCAACAAGGCCACACCGCCTCCAAAGGAAAAAGACCCGCTGGAAATATTTAAGCAGCAAATGGCCTATATGGACAGCGTCGGTAAGTTGAACGACCCGGCTTATAAAGCGGAAAGGCAGAAAAAGGAAGCGGAAACAAAGGCGAAGGCGGCGGCTAAACAGGCCATAGAAAATACACTGGCGGTCAGTAAGGCCGATTACGCCTCGTCCGATTTCAATACCGTGCTGCCGGAACAACACCCCGGATTGATGACGGCAGTGATCGACGAGAACGTGACCGGCTACGCCGGTTCCCGCATCCGGCTGCGTTTGCTCGAAGATATTAAGGCAGGTAACGCCCTGGTCAAAAAGGACACGTATATCTACGCGCTGATCAGCGGATTTTCCGGCCAGCGGGTAACGCTCACCATCAAATCCATCCTGTACAACGGTCAATTATTACCCGTTAAGCTGGATGTGTATGATATGGACGGACTATTGGGCCTTTATGTCCCCTCATCGCAATTCCGGGACTTCACCAAAGACCTCGGCACCAACAGCATACAAGGGGTGAGCATCGACGGCAATTCCCAGAACGGCAGCCAGTTCCTGATGAGTACCGCCGACAAGCTGTTTCAATCTACCTCTACCGCCATAGCATCGGCCATCCGCAAGAACAAGGCGAAGATCAAATACAATTCTTACATCTATTTAATTGACACCCACGCGCAAACCGCGCAATAACTCTTAACCATGAAAAAGCTGATCATTTTAACCGCTATCATTATAGCGGCACTGCAATCCCATGCCCAAAAAATAAATTTAGCCGATGGTGTCCGTAAGAGCGACCTGCCGGTCATTTACCTGCCGGACAGCCTTTCAGTGCATTTTATCTCACCGGAGCCGATACAGTACGTCGATATTTCCAGCAACAGCATCGCGGGTGACCTGCCAGTTAAAAATGTGCTGCGAATCAAATACCGCACAGATTCGGCGAAGCGCGTTTTTCCGCATGATGCGGTCGTCACCATCGTCGGCGAAAAGTTCATGGCACAATACCATGTCATTTATTCGGCAGAACCGCAGGGCGGCGCTGTTCAGACTGATATAGAGATCAATCCTGCCGATACGCGCCCGCTGGACTTTCCCGGTATAAGCCTCTCCCAACCGGAACTCAGAAAATATGCTTTCGGGATATTGAATAAAAAGCCGGAAAAACACCTGGCGCACAGTAAGGCCTACGGGATCAAAGCCAACCTGAACCATGCCTATACGCTCGGCGACTACATCTTTCTTGACCTGAGTTTTGAGAACAGTACGAACCTTAGCTATAGCATAGAGGGCATCCGCTTTAAGATCAATGATAAAAAGGTCAATAAGGCAACTACAGTGCAATCCCTGGAGATCAGGCCGGATTTTACCCTACTTACCGTTCCCGCCTTTAAAAGACATTACCGCAACGTCTTTGTGTTCAAAAAATTCACTTTCCCCGGCAACAAAGTGCTGCAAGCAGAAATGAGCGAACAGCAGCTTTCCGGCAGGGTGATCACGCTGGGCATCACCTACAAAGATGTGCTGGAAGCCGACACCATTCCCTTACCCTAATTTTTTAAGCCATGATCACAGAACTGGAAAAATTGCAGCGCAGGCTGGCCGGCCTCGACCCCAGCCTATACGTCCGTTTACAGGACGAGCGGCAAGTAACCGAATACCTGAACAGCTTTCTGCGGATACCGGAACCGGAAGAAGCTTTATGCAACGTGCTTTCAGGCTCCTGCTATGAATACCTCGACAGCCTGATGGAAGAAGAATTTGAAGAGGAATACCTGCGTTTCAGCAGTGCGGGTATCCTGACCTACGAGCTGATCAACCTGGTGCTGGTCTGCGCTCCGGTGTTCCAGGAGTACAGCTTTCCAGAAAACGAGGATGACCGGATGCTGCGCTACGCCATCATCGGCACCGTTGCGGAATACCTGAAAGGAGGAATGGAAAATGGCCTTTAATCCTTCAGAAAAAATGGCCGGGAATATCGAGGCCATCCGCATTGCCCTCACCTGGGACAAAAAGCGCGCATTCAGCGAACAAGAGTTGGATACCTTACGGGCGTATGCCGGTTTCGGCGGGTTACGGGCCGTCTACTTTCCTTATGGTGAACGCGAAGAATGGATAAAACGCAATGCCTCGGATAACGATTTGCGCCTTTACCCGCAGGTCATGAAACTGCACGAACTATTAAGGCAACACTTGTCCGAAGCCGAATATAAACAGGCGGTAGAGGCCATGCGTCAAAGTTCCCTGACAGCCTTTTATACCCCGGCCTTTGTACCGCAGGCGATTTACCAGGCATTAAAGTCACAGGGTATTGCACCCCGTAAATTATATGAGCCAAGCGCGGGCGCTGGTGTTTTTATAGACGAAGCCATTAAACTTTTGCCTGCCTTAACGCAGGTCAGCGCAGTAGAAAAGGATATATTGACCGGCAAAGTCCTGGAAGCGATAGCCAGCAGCCTGCCCGTTCCTGCGGCTGTGCAGATCAAAGGGCTGGAAGATACGTCCGCTGCCGAAAAAGGGCAGCATGACCTGGTAACAAGTAATATCCCGTTCGGTAATTTCTCGGTATTTGACCCGGCATACGCCAATAGCGGCATCACTTCCAAAATTCATAATTACTTTTTTGCCAAAGGACTGGATAAGCTGGGTGATGGCGGTATTATGGCCTACCTGACCACCGATGCTTTTTTAAATAACCCATCGAATGAATTGGCACGGAAACATCTGTTTACCTCTGCCGACCTGATCAGCGTATCGGTATTGCCGGATAACCTGATGAAAGAGATCGCCAATACAGAAGCACCCAGCCATTTGCTGATCGTTCAGAAAAACGACCATAAGGAAAGTTTTTCCAAAGCCGAAGAATTGCTGTTGACAACGATGGATCTGCGTAATGAACACGGTGAGTTCACCATGAATGCTTACCTCGTAGGCCGCATGGAATTGCTGTTGGGCGACGAAGTAGGTGCAGGCAGGGATCAGTACGGCAACGCTTCGCAAATGCTTTGGCAGAACTGCAGCTTAGACGACTTGCTGCAACCTTTACAGGAGCAGATCAGTACCGGTTTACAGCAGCATTTTGACCATGCCAAATGGGAGGCACTGCAACAAGGTTGGCAAAAGCCGGAAACACCGGCTCAGGATTTATCCACCTCCGAAACGGACAAGGCAAAGCAGTTTACCTTTCTGCCCGTACCTCAGGATAAAGGCGGTATCATGACCGTGCAACTGGGCCTGTTTGACCAGGCCCCGGCACAGAACAACAACCGGGCGCAGGCTTATTTATCGGATGTTGACGCTGGAATGGTGGAGGCTTATACCGCCCGTCTGATCAGTACGATCAAAACGACTGACCGGCCCGACCATGAAAGCCTGGTGATGATCACGGCCAAAGCGAAGGCCAATAACCGCTACCTGTATAAATTATACAGTAACGTGGCCGAGATCAAATTTCCTGCTAAGTGGTTTAACGGGAACGCCCTGAGTTATGAACTCAAAGCCCTGGCCGCCAAACTTAAATATTTCGGGCATGATTACCGCTACGAGGGCGACAAGAGCCTGGAATCCGCTTTTACCCTCGGGGCCGACCGGGTGCAACCTTTTACGCATATCAAGCCTTTTTATGTTAAGGACACCTTAGTAGTGCATTTGGGTAAGGCGGGCCTGATCGACACACCAAACCGGGACAGGGCTGATTTTAAACCATTCGAAGAGCAAAAACACACGGAGTTTTACGGGATGTATGTGCGCCTGCGCGACAACTACCTTGCATTGTCCGCCCTCGAAAGCGAAACATTGCAGGAGCAGCCTGTCCAGCGGGAACATCTGAACCAGGCTTATGAAGAGTTGCACGGCAGGTTCGGGGAACTGAATAAAACGAATAATCGCGCACGCGTTTTAGCGGATGCAGCCTTCGGCTTCTTGTTGCTGTCCTCTTTGGAGCGCAAGGAAAACGAGCAATGGATCAAAGCAGACATTTTTAACGGGCCGGTGTTCCCTCAGCAAACCGAACTGAAAACCGATGACCCTGCCGAGGCCCTGGCACGTTGCCTGAATGACAAAGGCGGGGTTGACTTGTTATATATCATGCAGGCTACCGGCCTCGGTGAAAGCGAGGTGATACGCGGGCTGAACCAGCATATCCTGCTTAACCCGGCTACGCTGCAATGGGAAACCACCGATGCCTACCTGTCCGGCAACGTGGTAGAAAAATTAAGGGTAGCTGAAGCCATTGTCAAAGAAAACCCTGACGACCTGCAATTGGCGCGCAGCCTGGCGAACATCACCAGGGTACAGCCGGAACCTATCCCTTTTGAGCTGCTTGATTTTAACCTCGGTGAACGGTGGATACCCATCGATTATTACGAGCGTTTTGCCTCTGACCTGTTCGGCTCTAAAACGCAGATCGAATATTTTAATTCTCTGGACACCTTTAAGGTAAACTACCGCTATGCGACGGCGGCCATGTTAGCAGAATATACTATTGCCCCGAAGCTGGGTAATAAAATGTACCCGAACAGCCTGCTTGAACATGCGCTGGAAAACACCTCGCCCTATTTCTCTTACAAGATCGGTGACGGCGAGGATGCCGTCCGCGTGCCCGATAACGATGCGATCCAACTGGCGCACCAAAAAGTAGAGAGTATGCGCGCCCGCTTCCTGGAATGGCTGAAAGAACGACCGGACAGTGAAAAACAGCAACTGGAAAAACTGTACAACGACACTTTTAATTGTTTTGTGCTGCGTGAATATGACGGCAGTCATTTAAAATTCCCCGGCCTGGATAAAAAAGCCCTGGGGATCGACGATTTATACAGCTCACAGAAAAATGCCGCCTGGCGCACCATTCAAAAAAGGGGGGCTTTGATTGACCATGAAGTAGGCTTAGGCAAAACGCTCACCATGATCGTCGCCGCGCAGGAAATGAAACGGCTGGGTATCGTTCATAAGCCGGTTATCTTAGCCTTAAAAGCCAACGTTACGCAGATTGCCGATACCTACCGCAAGGCGTACCCAAATGCAAAAATACTGGCACCGGGCGAAAATGATTTTACGCCTGCTAAACGCCAGCAGCTTTTCCACCAGATCAAGAATAATAATTGGGACTGTATTATCCTGACCCATGACCAGTTCTTTAAAATACCGCAATCACCCGAAATACAAAGGGATATTTTTCAGGCCGAACTGGATAACATTGAGATGGACCTGGATACACTGGCAGACCTGGGCGGCGAGATCAGCCGCCGGATGCTCAAAGGGTTGGAGATCCGGCGGAATAACCTGCAAACCAAGCTGAACGGTGTCCTTTATGCCATTGAGAACCAAAAGGACGCGGGCATCCACTTTCAAAGTATGCACATCGATCATTTATTTATCGACGAGGCGCATAAATTCAAAAACCTGTTGTTTAGTACGCGCCATAACCGCGTGGCGGGTCTGGGCAATCCCGAAGGCAGTCAGCGGGCGTTGAACATGCTGTTTGCCATCCGCACTTTGCAGCAAAAATTTAACAGCGACCTGTGTGCTACGTTCTTATCCGGCACACCTATTTCCAATAGCCTGACCGAAATGTATTTGATCTTTAAATACCTGCGGCCCAAAGAAATGGAACGGCAGCGCATCGAGAACTTTGATGCCTGGGCTGCGGTCTACGCGCGAAAAACCACCGATTTCGAGTTTTCCGTAACCAACCAGATCGTGGCTAAGGAGCGCTTCCGTCATTTTATCAAGGTACCGGAGCTGGCCCTGTTTTATAACGAGATCACCGATTATAAAACGGCAAAGCATATCCAGTTGGACAAACCGGAACTGGAAGAAACGCTGGTCAACATTAAGCCTACACCTGACCAGGAAAACTTTATTGCCGCCCTGATGAAATTTGCGGAAACGGGTGATGCCACGCTGATAGGCCGTGCGCCGTTGACCAATGAGGAAGATAACGCGCGGATGCTGATCGCTACCAACTACGCTAAGAAAATGTCGGCGGATATGCGACTGATCGATCCGGATTATGAAGACCACCCGGACAACAAGGTGAACGTATGCGCCCGCAAGGTACAGGAGATCTACCATGAAAGTACGCCGCACCGGGGTACGCAGATCATCTTCTCAGACATTGGCACACCGAAGCCGGATGCGTTCAATATCTATGATGCGCTGCGCGACAAGCTGGTCAATGATTTTAATATCCCGCGTGACGAGATCACCTTTATCCATGACTGGACGGACAAGCAGAAACCGGAGTTGTTTAAAAAGATGAACAACGGCCAAATCCGTATCCTGATCGGCAGTACCGAGAAAGCCGGAACTGGCCTGAACGTACAAAAGCGCGTCGTTGCGATGCACCACTGTGATATACCCTGGAAACCGGCAGAGCTGGAACAACGGGATGGCCGCGGGGCCAGGCAGGGCAACTGGCTCGCGAAAACTCATTATGGCAATAAGGTGCGCAATTTCATCTACGCGGTCGAGCAATCGCTGGACAACTATAAGTTCAACCTGCTCAAAAACAAGCAAACCTTTATTTCTCAGATGAAAAACTGCGAGCTAAATGTGCGCACACTCGACGAGGGTGCAATGGACGAAAAAAGCGGCATGAACTTTTCGGAATATATCGCCATCCTTTCCGGCGATACTTCGCTGCTGGAAAAAACGAAG includes:
- a CDS encoding helicase-related protein, whose amino-acid sequence is MAGNIEAIRIALTWDKKRAFSEQELDTLRAYAGFGGLRAVYFPYGEREEWIKRNASDNDLRLYPQVMKLHELLRQHLSEAEYKQAVEAMRQSSLTAFYTPAFVPQAIYQALKSQGIAPRKLYEPSAGAGVFIDEAIKLLPALTQVSAVEKDILTGKVLEAIASSLPVPAAVQIKGLEDTSAAEKGQHDLVTSNIPFGNFSVFDPAYANSGITSKIHNYFFAKGLDKLGDGGIMAYLTTDAFLNNPSNELARKHLFTSADLISVSVLPDNLMKEIANTEAPSHLLIVQKNDHKESFSKAEELLLTTMDLRNEHGEFTMNAYLVGRMELLLGDEVGAGRDQYGNASQMLWQNCSLDDLLQPLQEQISTGLQQHFDHAKWEALQQGWQKPETPAQDLSTSETDKAKQFTFLPVPQDKGGIMTVQLGLFDQAPAQNNNRAQAYLSDVDAGMVEAYTARLISTIKTTDRPDHESLVMITAKAKANNRYLYKLYSNVAEIKFPAKWFNGNALSYELKALAAKLKYFGHDYRYEGDKSLESAFTLGADRVQPFTHIKPFYVKDTLVVHLGKAGLIDTPNRDRADFKPFEEQKHTEFYGMYVRLRDNYLALSALESETLQEQPVQREHLNQAYEELHGRFGELNKTNNRARVLADAAFGFLLLSSLERKENEQWIKADIFNGPVFPQQTELKTDDPAEALARCLNDKGGVDLLYIMQATGLGESEVIRGLNQHILLNPATLQWETTDAYLSGNVVEKLRVAEAIVKENPDDLQLARSLANITRVQPEPIPFELLDFNLGERWIPIDYYERFASDLFGSKTQIEYFNSLDTFKVNYRYATAAMLAEYTIAPKLGNKMYPNSLLEHALENTSPYFSYKIGDGEDAVRVPDNDAIQLAHQKVESMRARFLEWLKERPDSEKQQLEKLYNDTFNCFVLREYDGSHLKFPGLDKKALGIDDLYSSQKNAAWRTIQKRGALIDHEVGLGKTLTMIVAAQEMKRLGIVHKPVILALKANVTQIADTYRKAYPNAKILAPGENDFTPAKRQQLFHQIKNNNWDCIILTHDQFFKIPQSPEIQRDIFQAELDNIEMDLDTLADLGGEISRRMLKGLEIRRNNLQTKLNGVLYAIENQKDAGIHFQSMHIDHLFIDEAHKFKNLLFSTRHNRVAGLGNPEGSQRALNMLFAIRTLQQKFNSDLCATFLSGTPISNSLTEMYLIFKYLRPKEMERQRIENFDAWAAVYARKTTDFEFSVTNQIVAKERFRHFIKVPELALFYNEITDYKTAKHIQLDKPELEETLVNIKPTPDQENFIAALMKFAETGDATLIGRAPLTNEEDNARMLIATNYAKKMSADMRLIDPDYEDHPDNKVNVCARKVQEIYHESTPHRGTQIIFSDIGTPKPDAFNIYDALRDKLVNDFNIPRDEITFIHDWTDKQKPELFKKMNNGQIRILIGSTEKAGTGLNVQKRVVAMHHCDIPWKPAELEQRDGRGARQGNWLAKTHYGNKVRNFIYAVEQSLDNYKFNLLKNKQTFISQMKNCELNVRTLDEGAMDEKSGMNFSEYIAILSGDTSLLEKTKIEKQVAVLESWKSTHFKEVANGRYKLESLEKEQAKISVTLEKLVIDAASYSGVLQHDKDGVKLNLLQLSGLASAADAEAMGKHLIELYRKWEPKRDEPDNRQIGSLYGFDLYIRRERETFEMDGLFQSRNFNSLYAESPQTGIKYMQSNGAPNADNPKLTARYFLNAIDRVNSLKEKYQGDLSGIEKEIPLYRAITQKPFEKEQELLEMKLELGRLEKEISAKIQANQMKGSEVTIELTDEAIQPDDNIRSIRPAEDDDDETEYRSTGIGR
- the traN gene encoding conjugative transposon protein TraN, with product MKKLIILTAIIIAALQSHAQKINLADGVRKSDLPVIYLPDSLSVHFISPEPIQYVDISSNSIAGDLPVKNVLRIKYRTDSAKRVFPHDAVVTIVGEKFMAQYHVIYSAEPQGGAVQTDIEINPADTRPLDFPGISLSQPELRKYAFGILNKKPEKHLAHSKAYGIKANLNHAYTLGDYIFLDLSFENSTNLSYSIEGIRFKINDKKVNKATTVQSLEIRPDFTLLTVPAFKRHYRNVFVFKKFTFPGNKVLQAEMSEQQLSGRVITLGITYKDVLEADTIPLP
- the traM gene encoding conjugative transposon protein TraM, whose amino-acid sequence is MTINLKQPKYVLPMLVLPFLLLFFAVYHSSAGKKKPDVQKTNAINASVGDVAPSIKKKRLDGKLDAFRNTYKDADGLTAVNPIPTEQSGGAAYGSKYSDREKKTLDSISQAMKQKYAALAVQGKRSAKPPGGISTQDQALAKALNTLQRQRESAAYRNKATPPPKEKDPLEIFKQQMAYMDSVGKLNDPAYKAERQKKEAETKAKAAAKQAIENTLAVSKADYASSDFNTVLPEQHPGLMTAVIDENVTGYAGSRIRLRLLEDIKAGNALVKKDTYIYALISGFSGQRVTLTIKSILYNGQLLPVKLDVYDMDGLLGLYVPSSQFRDFTKDLGTNSIQGVSIDGNSQNGSQFLMSTADKLFQSTSTAIASAIRKNKAKIKYNSYIYLIDTHAQTAQ